Proteins encoded in a region of the Thiohalorhabdus denitrificans genome:
- a CDS encoding D-alanyl-D-alanine carboxypeptidase family protein yields the protein MIHCPTPFRWLLPALLLLALPAAGSAVPEPPSVEGHSAFLMDLRSERVLASQAETEAWHPASLAKLMTLYTAFTALEEGLISPDDKVRVSKEAWRTKGSRMFLEAGSEVPLQRILKGIAVQSGNDACVALAEHVAGSEQAFVELMNEHARELGLEDTRFANATGLPTEGMQTTARDMAHLSAALIREFQDRYPMFAVRKMTHNEVTQYNRNRLLWWDESVDGLKTGHTEAAGYSLVASAEREGMRLVSVVMGTDSERARAKESQELLDYGFRHFRTFKLYKAGEPLHEVRVWKGDRDNVRVTLPQDLYVTLPRNQRDRLEVTLDFSTPLTAPVAQGADVGRLTASLEDRTLATAPLTTLEEVPTGGFFRRTLDTFRAWFTE from the coding sequence ATGATCCATTGTCCAACCCCATTCCGCTGGCTGCTGCCGGCCCTTTTGCTCCTTGCTCTGCCCGCCGCCGGGTCCGCGGTCCCCGAGCCGCCGTCGGTGGAAGGGCATTCCGCCTTCCTGATGGACCTCCGCTCCGAGCGGGTGCTGGCCAGCCAGGCGGAGACAGAGGCTTGGCACCCGGCCAGCCTGGCCAAGCTTATGACCCTCTATACCGCCTTCACCGCCCTGGAGGAGGGGCTCATTTCCCCCGACGACAAGGTCCGGGTGAGCAAGGAGGCCTGGCGCACCAAGGGCTCCCGCATGTTCCTGGAAGCGGGGAGCGAGGTGCCCCTGCAGCGGATCCTGAAGGGCATCGCGGTGCAGAGCGGCAACGACGCCTGCGTCGCCCTGGCCGAGCACGTGGCGGGCTCCGAACAGGCCTTCGTGGAGCTCATGAATGAGCACGCCCGGGAGCTGGGCCTGGAGGATACCCGCTTTGCCAACGCCACCGGCCTGCCCACCGAGGGGATGCAGACCACCGCGCGGGACATGGCCCACCTGTCGGCGGCCCTGATCCGGGAGTTCCAGGACCGCTACCCCATGTTCGCCGTCCGCAAGATGACCCACAACGAGGTCACCCAGTACAATCGCAACCGCCTCCTATGGTGGGACGAGTCAGTGGACGGCCTGAAGACGGGCCATACCGAGGCGGCGGGGTACTCTTTGGTGGCCTCTGCGGAGCGGGAGGGTATGCGCCTGGTCTCGGTGGTCATGGGCACCGACAGCGAGCGGGCGCGGGCCAAGGAGTCGCAAGAGCTGCTGGACTACGGCTTCCGGCACTTCCGCACCTTCAAGCTGTACAAAGCCGGGGAACCCCTGCACGAGGTCCGGGTCTGGAAGGGCGACCGGGATAACGTCCGGGTGACCCTGCCGCAGGATCTGTACGTCACCCTGCCCCGCAACCAACGGGACCGGCTGGAGGTGACCCTCGACTTCAGCACGCCCCTGACGGCGCCGGTGGCGCAGGGGGCGGATGTGGGCCGCCTTACGGCCAGCCTGGAGGACCGCACCCTGGCCACCGCACCCCTGACCACCCTGGAGGAGGTTCCCACCGGGGGCTTCTTCCGGCGTACCCTCGATACCTTCCGGGCCTGGTTCACGGAGTAG
- a CDS encoding LPS-assembly protein LptD: MKRSPQRLLLAIVALPAMAAPAPAQETEEGPVTMEADRISLDGNRVQACGNVQTRRDGTRMEADRVTYRRDTGWVDLEGDIRVRDAGYEATAPSARLNQETGLGEIREPRLHLLDSDAWILGERLDRYAPERFRMDSAMYTACAPDAPPWALRSGTIYVNQESSFAHHWNTRLELAGIPVLYTPYFGHYTDEERHTGFLYPSVEFSGSRGTDITVPFYWNIAPQMDATLGLRNMTAHGLMPQLELRHLGKDVETRVYGEHLADDKATGDDRYYYAAEQRGTLPGDVGYLLDAERVSDPEYLSLFGRDLERGSQRYLTSVLSLSRGWGNYRADASFTYLQDLQDFNAPDTLQALPRLSLQGDQPLFGAFPGYLELEGEYVHFYREEGDRYHRSFVDPSLSLPLDTRYGSIEPRAGVHATAYRRSGGTPGTGDRDQTRTLPHFSLRADSRIHRIWDFGGGAVRHSIEPELFYLYIPYEDQDDLPVLDTKASPLRFDDLFEMNRFSGIDRINDANQLTTALTNRVDAKRGQRHWEAGLLRLGQIHYFRDRRVTLDPGTERTTSATSNYFAEFGLRPIPEVALRGALEYDPDRPAFALNQMDYFQSQLTASHPSGHRFSARYLVRNAFADGSPETVTEEYRTAAQVDLGPSWDAFGRYRYSALFREPLEREIGLDYHAGCWGVRLAYQDRLLRRSEAGERDTTVYLTVRLRTLGEFEFGTDPSDLQ; the protein is encoded by the coding sequence ATGAAGCGGTCCCCTCAACGGCTCCTTCTCGCCATCGTCGCACTCCCGGCCATGGCCGCCCCGGCCCCGGCCCAGGAGACCGAGGAGGGCCCGGTCACCATGGAGGCGGATCGCATCTCCCTGGACGGCAACCGGGTCCAGGCCTGCGGCAACGTCCAGACCCGGCGGGACGGCACCCGGATGGAGGCGGACCGCGTCACCTACCGGCGGGACACCGGCTGGGTGGACCTGGAGGGCGATATCCGCGTCCGGGACGCCGGCTACGAGGCCACCGCCCCCTCCGCCCGCCTGAACCAGGAGACGGGGCTGGGGGAGATCCGGGAGCCACGCCTGCACCTCCTGGACAGCGATGCCTGGATCCTGGGGGAGCGCCTGGACCGCTACGCCCCCGAGCGGTTCCGCATGGACAGCGCCATGTACACCGCCTGCGCCCCCGACGCCCCGCCCTGGGCACTGCGCTCCGGCACCATCTACGTGAACCAGGAATCGTCCTTCGCCCATCACTGGAACACCCGCCTGGAGCTGGCGGGGATCCCCGTGCTCTATACCCCCTACTTCGGCCACTACACCGACGAGGAGCGGCACACAGGCTTTCTCTATCCCTCCGTCGAATTCTCCGGCAGCCGCGGAACCGACATCACGGTGCCCTTCTACTGGAATATCGCCCCCCAGATGGACGCCACCCTGGGCCTGCGCAACATGACGGCCCACGGCCTCATGCCCCAGCTGGAGCTCCGCCACCTGGGAAAGGACGTGGAAACCCGCGTGTACGGTGAGCACTTGGCCGACGACAAGGCGACCGGCGACGACCGCTACTACTACGCGGCGGAGCAGCGGGGGACCCTGCCGGGCGATGTGGGCTATCTGCTGGATGCGGAGCGGGTAAGCGACCCGGAATACCTATCCCTGTTCGGCCGCGACCTGGAGCGCGGCTCCCAGCGCTACCTGACCTCGGTGCTCTCCCTGTCCCGGGGGTGGGGGAACTACCGGGCGGACGCTAGCTTCACCTACCTGCAGGACCTGCAGGACTTTAACGCCCCGGACACCCTGCAGGCGCTCCCTCGGCTGAGCCTGCAGGGGGACCAGCCCCTGTTCGGGGCCTTCCCCGGCTATCTGGAGCTGGAGGGAGAGTACGTGCATTTCTACCGCGAGGAGGGGGATCGGTACCACCGCTCTTTCGTGGACCCCTCCCTGAGCCTTCCCCTGGACACCCGCTACGGCTCCATCGAGCCCCGGGCGGGCGTCCACGCCACCGCCTACCGGCGTTCCGGGGGCACCCCCGGAACGGGCGACCGGGACCAGACACGCACGCTGCCCCATTTCAGCCTGCGGGCGGACAGTCGGATCCACCGCATCTGGGACTTCGGCGGCGGGGCCGTTCGCCACTCCATCGAGCCCGAGCTGTTCTACCTCTACATTCCCTATGAGGACCAGGACGACCTGCCGGTCCTGGACACCAAGGCCTCGCCCCTGCGCTTCGACGACCTGTTCGAGATGAACCGCTTCTCCGGCATCGACCGCATCAACGACGCCAACCAGCTCACCACCGCCCTGACCAACCGCGTGGACGCCAAGCGGGGGCAGCGGCACTGGGAGGCGGGCCTCCTGCGCCTGGGGCAGATCCACTATTTCCGGGACCGCCGGGTCACCCTGGATCCGGGTACGGAGCGGACGACCAGCGCCACCTCCAACTACTTCGCGGAGTTCGGCCTTCGGCCCATTCCCGAGGTCGCCCTTCGGGGGGCCCTGGAGTATGATCCGGACCGGCCGGCCTTCGCCCTGAACCAAATGGACTATTTCCAGTCCCAGCTGACAGCGTCGCACCCGTCCGGCCACCGGTTCAGCGCCCGGTACCTGGTCCGGAACGCCTTTGCCGATGGCTCCCCCGAAACCGTTACCGAGGAATACCGCACCGCCGCCCAGGTGGACCTCGGACCCAGCTGGGACGCCTTCGGCCGGTATCGGTATTCGGCCTTGTTCCGGGAGCCGTTGGAGCGAGAAATCGGGTTGGACTATCATGCCGGATGCTGGGGCGTTCGCCTCGCCTACCAGGACCGCCTATTGCGCCGGAGCGAGGCGGGCGAGCGCGACACCACCGTGTACCTGACGGTCCGCCTACGGACCCTCGGGGAGTTCGAGTTCGGCACCGACCCCAGCGACCTCCAATAG
- a CDS encoding septal ring lytic transglycosylase RlpA family protein — MLGALLAFLVAGCATHPGEGHGPSGATSGGNKTSPYKVNGDWYHPLRTARGYQEEGLASWYGDKFHGRPTANGEVFDMHLPTAAHRTLPLPTLVRVTNLENGRSTQVRVNDRGPFVDTRERIIDLSYAAAKRLGMNKQGVARVQVEAIGGPGLEGPARARNGADGGGDRVYLQVGAFREEGNAERLRRRLRDLDLDPVEIANARQDGAPLFRVRIGPLPGVGRADDLAQHLHRQGLPTGHLVRD, encoded by the coding sequence TTGCTGGGGGCCCTTCTGGCCTTCCTGGTCGCCGGCTGCGCCACCCATCCCGGGGAGGGGCATGGGCCGAGCGGCGCCACATCCGGAGGGAACAAGACCAGCCCCTACAAGGTGAACGGCGACTGGTATCACCCCCTCCGAACCGCCCGGGGGTATCAGGAGGAGGGGCTCGCTTCCTGGTACGGCGACAAGTTCCACGGCCGCCCTACCGCCAACGGCGAGGTATTCGACATGCACCTGCCCACGGCGGCGCACAGGACGCTCCCCTTACCCACGCTCGTCCGCGTCACCAATTTGGAGAACGGCCGCTCCACGCAGGTGCGGGTGAACGACCGGGGGCCCTTCGTGGATACCCGGGAACGGATCATCGACCTGTCCTATGCCGCGGCCAAGCGCCTGGGCATGAACAAGCAGGGAGTGGCGCGGGTGCAGGTGGAGGCCATTGGCGGCCCCGGGTTGGAGGGCCCTGCACGCGCCCGGAACGGGGCCGACGGCGGCGGGGACCGGGTCTACCTGCAGGTGGGAGCCTTCCGGGAGGAGGGCAACGCCGAGCGGCTAAGGCGGCGCCTCCGGGACCTGGACCTGGATCCGGTGGAGATTGCCAACGCCCGTCAAGACGGCGCCCCCCTGTTCCGCGTCCGGATCGGTCCTCTGCCCGGCGTGGGCCGGGCGGACGACCTGGCCCAGCACCTCCACCGGCAGGGGCTGCCCACGGGGCACCTGGTCCGGGACTAA
- the lipA gene encoding lipoyl synthase produces the protein MADSRRDAEAAPGEEAANPHPGKGEYKMRKARFDRTQEDLGRKPRWLRVRSPSDPRVHEIKDILRSHELHTVCEEASCPNLGECFGGGTATFMILGEVCTRRCSFCDVATGRPAPPDPLEPAHLAAAVAEMGLDFAVITSVDRDDLTDGGAGQFAEVIRLLRDQCPDTGIEILTPDFRGCEEEALARLAEHPPTVFNHNVETVPELYYTVRPSADYGRSLGLLRRFREVVPDVPTKSGLMLGLGEELDQVRRVMSDLRAHGVDILTLGQYLAPSGHHHPVRAYIHPDTFKRLEEEALELGFLSVNAGPLVRSSYHAGDHIPGRPSPLPD, from the coding sequence ATGGCCGATAGCCGCCGGGACGCCGAAGCCGCCCCCGGGGAGGAGGCCGCCAATCCCCACCCCGGCAAGGGCGAGTACAAGATGCGCAAGGCGCGCTTCGACCGCACCCAGGAGGACCTGGGCCGCAAGCCGCGCTGGCTGCGCGTACGCTCCCCCTCCGATCCCCGCGTCCACGAGATCAAGGACATCCTGCGCAGCCACGAGCTGCACACCGTCTGCGAGGAGGCCTCCTGCCCCAACCTTGGGGAATGCTTCGGCGGGGGAACGGCCACCTTCATGATCCTCGGCGAGGTGTGCACGCGGCGCTGCTCCTTCTGCGACGTGGCCACGGGGCGGCCCGCGCCGCCCGACCCGCTGGAGCCCGCCCACCTGGCCGCCGCCGTGGCGGAGATGGGTCTCGACTTCGCGGTGATTACCTCCGTGGACCGCGACGACCTCACGGATGGCGGCGCCGGCCAGTTCGCCGAGGTGATCCGCCTGCTGCGGGACCAGTGCCCGGACACGGGCATCGAGATCCTCACCCCCGATTTCCGCGGCTGCGAGGAGGAGGCCCTGGCCCGCCTGGCGGAGCATCCCCCCACCGTCTTCAACCACAACGTGGAGACGGTGCCGGAGCTGTACTACACCGTGCGCCCCAGCGCCGACTACGGCCGCTCCCTGGGCCTGCTGCGCCGCTTCCGCGAGGTGGTTCCGGACGTGCCCACCAAGTCGGGGCTCATGCTGGGCCTCGGCGAGGAGCTGGATCAGGTGCGCCGGGTCATGTCCGACCTGCGCGCCCACGGGGTGGACATCCTCACCTTGGGCCAGTACCTGGCGCCGAGCGGCCACCACCACCCGGTGCGCGCCTACATCCACCCCGACACCTTCAAACGGCTGGAGGAGGAAGCCCTGGAGCTCGGCTTCCTGAGCGTCAACGCCGGCCCCCTGGTGCGCTCCTCCTACCACGCGGGAGATCACATTCCCGGGCGGCCCTCGCCGCTTCCCGATTGA
- a CDS encoding YbeD family protein, whose protein sequence is MSEQCPLGGAQVEYPIPYTVKAFGANAAGFPERVRKAVEQHAALGTHAVHTRESRNGRYISVSCAFQAESREQLDAIYADLQSDPDVLAAL, encoded by the coding sequence ATGAGCGAGCAATGCCCGCTCGGTGGGGCCCAGGTGGAGTACCCCATCCCCTACACCGTCAAGGCCTTCGGCGCCAACGCCGCCGGCTTCCCGGAGCGGGTGCGGAAGGCGGTGGAACAGCACGCCGCCCTCGGCACCCACGCGGTGCACACCCGCGAGAGCCGCAACGGCCGCTACATCAGCGTCTCCTGCGCCTTCCAGGCCGAGAGCCGGGAGCAGTTGGATGCCATCTATGCCGACCTCCAGTCCGATCCCGACGTCCTCGCCGCCCTCTGA
- the rodA gene encoding rod shape-determining protein RodA yields the protein MALLSPDSPWRRFDWPYFLPILGLAIISLIVLYSAGERDAGLVLGQSARMSIAFGAFFLAAAIPPRLFALLAPYLYAGTLLLLVLVPLIGSSGMGAQRWIELGPVTIQPSEIMKLVLPMALAAFLSHQDYPPKPTVLAACLAIILLPTGLVMMQPDLGTSVLIGASGLVILFLAGAHWGYFAGLAALVLAALPPAWYMLHDYQRQRVLGFLNPEADPHGSGYHIIQSKIAIGSGGMTGKGWLNGTQAQLDFLPERHTDFIFAVLSEEFGLIGGVALLSLYLLLTMRGLVIAFRSRDIYSRLVAGGISTIFFFYVVINIGMTTGLMPVVGVPLPLVSFGGSSLLALLGGLGLVMGVSMRRGR from the coding sequence ATGGCCCTTCTGAGCCCGGACAGCCCTTGGCGGCGCTTCGACTGGCCCTACTTCCTGCCCATCCTGGGCCTGGCCATCATCAGCCTGATCGTCCTCTACAGCGCCGGCGAACGGGATGCGGGGCTGGTGCTGGGGCAGAGCGCCCGCATGTCCATCGCCTTCGGCGCCTTCTTCCTCGCCGCCGCCATTCCCCCGCGCCTGTTCGCCCTGCTGGCCCCGTACCTGTACGCGGGCACCCTGTTGCTGCTGGTACTGGTGCCTCTCATCGGCAGTTCCGGCATGGGGGCCCAGCGCTGGATCGAGCTGGGGCCGGTCACCATCCAGCCCTCGGAGATCATGAAGCTCGTCCTGCCCATGGCCCTGGCCGCCTTCCTGAGCCACCAGGACTATCCCCCGAAACCGACGGTGCTGGCCGCCTGCCTGGCCATAATCCTGCTCCCCACCGGTCTGGTCATGATGCAGCCCGACCTCGGCACCTCCGTGCTTATCGGGGCGTCGGGCCTGGTGATCCTGTTCCTCGCTGGCGCCCATTGGGGCTATTTCGCCGGCCTGGCGGCCCTGGTCCTGGCGGCCCTGCCCCCCGCCTGGTACATGCTCCACGACTACCAGCGCCAGCGGGTGCTCGGCTTCCTGAACCCGGAGGCGGACCCCCATGGATCCGGGTACCACATCATCCAGAGCAAGATCGCCATCGGCTCCGGGGGGATGACCGGCAAGGGATGGCTCAACGGTACCCAGGCCCAGCTGGACTTCCTGCCCGAGCGCCACACCGATTTCATCTTCGCCGTGTTGTCCGAGGAGTTCGGCCTGATCGGGGGGGTGGCCCTGCTGAGCCTGTACCTGCTGCTCACCATGCGGGGACTGGTGATCGCCTTCCGCAGCCGGGACATCTACAGCCGCCTGGTGGCCGGCGGCATCTCCACCATCTTCTTCTTCTACGTGGTCATCAACATCGGCATGACCACGGGCCTCATGCCGGTGGTGGGTGTGCCGCTGCCCCTGGTGAGCTTTGGTGGCTCCTCCCTCCTGGCCCTGCTGGGCGGCCTGGGCCTGGTGATGGGCGTCAGCATGCGCCGGGGACGATGA
- a CDS encoding D-amino acid aminotransferase gives MSEPTPIAYVNGTFLPLSEARVSILDRGFQFADGVYEVIPVYGGRPFRLDAHLGRLERSLREIGMAPPMDREALGEQVRELIARNEGRDCQAYIQVTRGEAPRNHPFPDAVHPTVVMTCTPVTPVPEEWIREGVSVITAEDIRWARCDIKSIALLPNVMMRQKAAESGAFEALWVHQGQVMEGAASNIFAVFGGRAVTPPDGSRVLPGITRDVVLELAAEQDLPVASGEIDAADLPHAEEIWVTSSTKEVLPVTRLDGEPVGKGRPGPLFRTVLDAYRARIRELRARAEEEQP, from the coding sequence TTGTCCGAGCCCACACCCATCGCCTATGTGAACGGGACGTTCCTGCCCCTTTCGGAAGCCCGGGTTTCCATCCTGGACCGGGGCTTCCAGTTCGCCGACGGCGTCTACGAGGTCATCCCCGTCTATGGCGGCAGGCCCTTTCGCCTGGACGCCCATCTGGGGAGGCTGGAGCGCTCCCTGCGGGAGATCGGCATGGCGCCCCCCATGGACCGGGAGGCCCTGGGGGAGCAGGTGCGGGAGCTCATCGCGCGCAACGAGGGACGGGACTGCCAGGCCTACATCCAGGTCACCCGCGGGGAGGCGCCCCGGAACCATCCCTTTCCCGACGCGGTCCACCCCACCGTGGTCATGACCTGCACGCCGGTGACCCCGGTGCCCGAGGAATGGATCCGCGAAGGGGTCTCCGTGATAACGGCGGAGGACATCCGCTGGGCGCGCTGCGACATCAAGTCCATCGCCCTGCTCCCCAACGTAATGATGCGCCAGAAGGCGGCCGAATCCGGGGCCTTCGAGGCCCTCTGGGTCCACCAGGGGCAAGTCATGGAGGGCGCGGCCTCGAACATCTTCGCCGTGTTCGGCGGGCGGGCCGTGACCCCGCCCGACGGCTCGCGGGTTTTGCCCGGGATCACCCGCGACGTGGTCCTGGAGCTGGCCGCCGAGCAGGATCTCCCGGTGGCTTCCGGGGAGATCGACGCGGCGGACCTGCCGCATGCGGAGGAGATCTGGGTCACCTCCAGCACCAAGGAGGTGCTGCCGGTGACCCGGCTGGACGGCGAGCCCGTGGGCAAGGGGCGCCCCGGGCCCCTCTTCCGCACCGTGCTGGACGCCTACCGGGCCCGCATCCGGGAGCTGCGGGCCCGAGCCGAGGAGGAACAGCCATGA
- the mreD gene encoding rod shape-determining protein MreD, translating to MNLRGHLVVASSIALALGLGGLPLAPSIAYLWPDWVLLTISYWGLAAPHRYGLGVAFAAGLLQDVSATTLLGLHALIYVLAMYLIIENHLRLRLLHLWGQTLVLFLLALFSVLFQIWVEGPTEELGPNLWAAVPAVTTALFWSPVFLLLRSLRQRFAIA from the coding sequence TTGAACCTAAGGGGGCATCTGGTAGTCGCTTCGAGCATCGCGCTGGCCCTTGGCCTCGGGGGGCTGCCGCTGGCGCCGTCCATCGCCTACCTCTGGCCCGACTGGGTGCTGCTGACCATCTCCTACTGGGGCCTGGCCGCCCCCCACCGCTACGGGCTGGGGGTCGCCTTCGCCGCGGGGCTGCTGCAGGACGTCTCCGCGACCACCCTGCTGGGCCTCCACGCGCTGATCTACGTGCTGGCCATGTACCTGATCATCGAGAACCACCTTCGTCTCCGCCTCCTCCATCTCTGGGGGCAGACCCTGGTCCTCTTCTTACTGGCCCTGTTCAGCGTGCTGTTTCAGATCTGGGTGGAAGGACCGACGGAGGAGCTCGGGCCCAACCTCTGGGCGGCGGTCCCGGCCGTGACCACCGCCCTGTTCTGGTCACCGGTATTCCTCCTCCTGCGCAGCCTCCGGCAGCGCTTCGCCATCGCCTGA
- the lipB gene encoding lipoyl(octanoyl) transferase LipB encodes MPTSSPIPTSSPPSEDEGEPRLRDLGHREYGLVWEAMRAFTAERTAETPDELWLVEHPPVFTQGRNGRPEHLLNITGIPVVETDRGGQVTYHGPGQVVAYPLLDLRRRGWGVRHYVAALEQAVIDLLADYGLAGVRKEGAPGVYLDRPGLPKIAAIGLRVRGGCTYHGVSLNLTNDLEPFTMINPCGYAGMAVTRIGDHVPGLDAEAAKRAFTSALLHQFRPSQESVHGR; translated from the coding sequence ATGCCGACCTCCAGTCCGATCCCGACGTCCTCGCCGCCCTCTGAAGACGAGGGGGAGCCCCGGCTCCGCGACCTTGGCCACCGGGAGTACGGCTTGGTCTGGGAGGCCATGCGCGCCTTCACCGCGGAGCGGACGGCCGAGACCCCGGACGAGCTGTGGCTGGTGGAGCACCCCCCCGTGTTCACCCAGGGCCGCAACGGGCGCCCGGAGCATCTGCTGAACATCACCGGCATCCCCGTGGTGGAGACCGACCGGGGCGGCCAGGTCACCTACCACGGCCCCGGGCAGGTGGTGGCCTACCCGCTGCTGGATCTGCGCCGACGCGGCTGGGGGGTGCGGCACTACGTAGCGGCCCTGGAGCAGGCGGTGATCGACCTGCTCGCCGACTACGGACTGGCCGGGGTGCGCAAGGAAGGCGCGCCGGGGGTCTACCTGGATCGCCCCGGCCTGCCCAAGATCGCGGCCATCGGGCTTCGGGTCCGGGGCGGCTGCACGTACCACGGGGTGAGCCTGAACCTGACCAACGACCTCGAGCCGTTCACCATGATCAACCCCTGCGGATACGCGGGCATGGCCGTCACCCGCATCGGCGACCACGTTCCCGGGCTGGACGCGGAGGCCGCCAAACGGGCCTTCACGTCCGCCCTTCTGCACCAATTCCGTCCATCGCAGGAGTCCGTCCATGGCCGATAG
- the mrdA gene encoding penicillin-binding protein 2 yields MRQFSHFESRTRLVGLGLLGLGLLLMGRLFYLQIEQFFHYRTLADENRITVRPVPPPRGLIYDRRGRLLVENQPAFALELYPEKVDEPSRVFDRLVEVLPAASAHREQMKKRLAESPRYQPAVILNKLTTEQVSKFAAQQHRFPSIRIRARSQRNYLKGARTAHVLGYLGSPNRGDFREFDPDLYPHGARLGKMGLEREYEKLLHGAPGLREVETDAFGRVVRELSTESPEPGKNLILTLDQDLQAAAHEALAPYKEASAVALDPDTGGILAMASRPTFNPNEFIGGFTSATWDKLRQDPDEPLVNRAIQGLYPPASTIKPVLALAGLREEAVDPSTELTCNGTFNTGQDDHTFHCWKTRGHGPMTVDQAVVESCDVYFYKLADRLGIDPIHEALDAFGLGAPTGVDLPGERRGLNPDPQWKRRNRGTVWYPGETIMTSIGQGYMQATPLQLGTLTAALANGGHRVTPHLVHGIQDPVTRKVDYREPEKTPIDLVDEESLQLVRDSMRRVVGSLHGTAHSIAGGWIPVAGKTGTAQVVRIDRDREEQLDPEEKARKLRDHALFLAFAPVEDPQIAVAVVVEHGISGGKSAARVARYIIDSYFGGKP; encoded by the coding sequence ATGCGGCAGTTCTCCCATTTCGAGAGCCGCACCCGACTGGTGGGCCTGGGGCTGCTGGGCCTCGGCCTCCTCCTTATGGGGAGGCTGTTCTACCTGCAGATCGAGCAGTTCTTCCACTACCGCACCCTGGCGGATGAGAACCGCATCACCGTCCGCCCGGTCCCTCCCCCGCGCGGGCTAATTTACGATCGCCGCGGGAGGCTGCTGGTGGAGAACCAGCCGGCCTTCGCCCTGGAGCTGTACCCCGAGAAGGTGGACGAACCCTCCCGCGTTTTCGACCGCTTGGTGGAGGTGCTGCCCGCGGCGTCCGCCCACCGGGAGCAAATGAAGAAGCGGCTCGCCGAGAGCCCCCGCTATCAGCCCGCGGTCATTCTGAATAAGCTGACCACCGAGCAGGTTTCCAAATTCGCCGCGCAGCAGCATCGCTTCCCCAGCATCCGGATACGGGCCCGCTCCCAGCGCAACTACCTGAAGGGGGCGCGGACGGCCCATGTCCTGGGCTACCTGGGCAGCCCGAACCGGGGGGACTTCCGGGAGTTCGACCCGGACCTGTACCCCCACGGGGCCCGGCTGGGCAAGATGGGTCTGGAACGGGAGTACGAGAAACTCCTGCACGGCGCCCCGGGCCTGCGGGAGGTGGAGACCGACGCCTTCGGCCGGGTGGTGCGGGAGCTTTCCACCGAGTCCCCCGAGCCCGGCAAGAACCTGATCCTGACACTCGACCAGGATCTGCAGGCGGCCGCGCACGAGGCCCTGGCCCCGTACAAGGAGGCCTCCGCGGTGGCCCTGGACCCGGATACGGGCGGCATTCTGGCCATGGCCAGCCGCCCTACCTTCAATCCCAACGAGTTCATCGGCGGCTTCACCTCCGCAACCTGGGACAAGCTCCGTCAGGACCCCGACGAACCCCTGGTGAACCGCGCCATCCAGGGACTCTACCCACCCGCCTCCACCATCAAGCCGGTCCTCGCGCTGGCGGGGCTCCGGGAGGAGGCGGTGGACCCTTCCACGGAACTCACCTGCAACGGTACCTTCAATACCGGCCAGGACGACCACACCTTCCACTGCTGGAAAACCCGCGGCCACGGCCCCATGACCGTGGACCAGGCGGTGGTGGAATCCTGCGACGTCTATTTCTACAAGCTGGCGGACCGCCTCGGTATCGACCCCATCCACGAGGCTTTGGATGCCTTTGGCCTGGGTGCCCCGACGGGGGTCGACCTCCCGGGGGAGCGCCGGGGGCTCAACCCGGACCCACAGTGGAAGCGCCGCAACCGCGGAACCGTCTGGTATCCCGGTGAGACCATCATGACCTCCATTGGCCAGGGCTACATGCAGGCCACCCCGCTGCAGCTGGGCACCCTCACCGCGGCCCTCGCCAACGGGGGGCACCGGGTTACGCCGCATCTGGTCCACGGGATCCAGGACCCCGTCACCAGGAAGGTGGACTACCGGGAGCCGGAGAAGACCCCCATCGACCTGGTGGACGAGGAATCCCTTCAATTGGTTCGGGACTCCATGCGCCGGGTGGTGGGCTCCCTCCATGGCACGGCCCACTCCATCGCCGGGGGCTGGATCCCGGTGGCCGGCAAGACGGGCACCGCCCAGGTGGTCCGCATTGATCGGGACAGAGAGGAACAGCTGGACCCCGAGGAGAAGGCGCGCAAGCTACGGGACCACGCCTTGTTCCTGGCCTTCGCCCCGGTGGAAGATCCGCAGATCGCCGTGGCGGTGGTGGTGGAGCACGGCATCAGCGGCGGCAAGTCGGCCGCACGGGTGGCCCGGTACATCATCGACAGCTACTTCGGCGGGAAACCCTGA